Proteins encoded in a region of the Streptomyces sp. PCS3-D2 genome:
- a CDS encoding enoyl-CoA hydratase/isomerase family protein, whose product MTISLEVSEGVGTIRLDRPPMNALDIATQDRLRELAVEAADRADVRAVVLYGGEKVFAAGADIKEMQTMDHAAMVVRSRALQDAFTAVARIPKPVVAAITGYALGGGCELALCADYRIAADNAKLGQPEILLGLIPGAGGTQRLSRLVGPSRAKDLIFTGRMVKADEAFTLGLVDRVVPAGEVYAQAHAWASKLAQGPAMALRAAKECVDAGLEADIDTGLTIERNWFAGLFATEDRERGMRSFVEEGPGKAKFV is encoded by the coding sequence ATGACCATCTCTCTCGAAGTCTCCGAAGGCGTCGGCACCATCCGCCTGGACCGGCCGCCCATGAACGCCCTGGACATCGCCACCCAGGACCGGCTGCGCGAGCTCGCGGTGGAGGCGGCCGACCGGGCCGACGTCCGTGCGGTCGTCCTCTACGGCGGCGAGAAGGTGTTCGCGGCGGGCGCGGACATCAAGGAGATGCAGACGATGGACCACGCGGCGATGGTCGTCCGGTCCCGCGCCCTCCAGGACGCCTTCACCGCCGTCGCCCGCATCCCCAAGCCCGTCGTCGCGGCGATCACCGGCTATGCGCTGGGCGGCGGTTGCGAACTCGCGCTGTGTGCCGACTACCGGATCGCCGCCGACAACGCCAAGCTCGGCCAGCCCGAGATCCTGCTCGGCCTGATCCCGGGCGCGGGCGGCACCCAGCGGCTGTCCCGGCTGGTCGGCCCCTCCCGGGCCAAGGACCTGATCTTCACCGGCCGCATGGTCAAGGCCGACGAGGCGTTCACGCTGGGCCTGGTCGACCGGGTGGTGCCCGCCGGCGAGGTCTACGCGCAGGCGCACGCCTGGGCGTCGAAGCTCGCGCAGGGGCCCGCGATGGCGCTGCGCGCCGCGAAGGAGTGTGTGGACGCGGGCCTGGAGGCCGACATCGACACCGGGCTCACCATCGAACGCAACTGGTTCGCGGGCCTGTTCGCCACCGAGGACCGTGAGCGCGGCATGCGCAGCTTCGTCGAAGAGGGCCCGGGCAAGGCGAAGTTCGTCTGA
- a CDS encoding Ig-like domain-containing protein, with translation MGRARVNLQPIRGRARAGLPALLLGAALLFTTACGGGGGKGNGSGSDNAGGGGRTGTEASTAVVSVKPDDGAKEVATSGVLKITSTGGKLSTVTVADTKGNAVEGKLSDDGASWEPVRHLASATEYKVHAVAKDEAGRESAKDTTFTTLTPTNTFVGHYTPEDGSTVGVGMPVSINFTRGITNPEAVEKAITVTAEPAVPIEGHWFGNDRLDFRPENYWAAGTKVTVKLALDGVEGRPGVYGKQTRTVTFTIGRSQISTVDAAAHTMQVVRDGQVLKDLPITAGAPSTTTYNGQMVISEKYKVTRMNGATVGFGGEYDISDVPHAMRLSQSGTFVHGNYWAPSSTFGSANVSHGCVGLKDVRGAGDSKQPAAWFFNESLIGDVVVVKNSKDKQIAPDNGLNGWNMPWAEWIA, from the coding sequence ATGGGGAGAGCACGAGTGAACCTGCAGCCGATACGCGGCCGCGCCCGGGCGGGCCTGCCGGCCCTTCTGCTGGGAGCGGCCCTGCTGTTCACCACCGCCTGCGGCGGTGGAGGCGGAAAGGGCAACGGCAGCGGCAGCGACAACGCCGGGGGTGGGGGCCGGACCGGTACCGAGGCTTCGACGGCTGTCGTCAGCGTCAAGCCCGACGACGGGGCCAAGGAGGTCGCCACCAGCGGCGTCCTGAAGATAACGAGCACCGGTGGCAAACTCAGCACCGTGACCGTCGCCGACACCAAGGGCAACGCGGTCGAGGGCAAGCTCTCCGACGACGGCGCGAGCTGGGAACCGGTCCGCCACCTGGCCTCGGCCACCGAGTACAAGGTGCACGCGGTCGCCAAGGACGAGGCCGGCCGGGAGTCCGCCAAGGACACCACCTTCACGACCCTCACCCCGACCAACACCTTCGTGGGCCACTACACGCCCGAGGACGGCTCGACCGTCGGCGTGGGCATGCCCGTCTCGATCAACTTCACCCGTGGCATCACCAACCCCGAGGCCGTCGAGAAGGCCATCACCGTGACGGCCGAACCGGCCGTGCCGATCGAGGGCCACTGGTTCGGCAACGACCGCCTCGACTTCCGCCCCGAGAACTACTGGGCCGCGGGCACCAAGGTCACCGTCAAGCTCGCCCTCGACGGCGTCGAGGGCCGCCCGGGGGTCTACGGCAAGCAGACCCGTACGGTCACCTTCACCATCGGCCGCTCCCAGATCTCGACGGTCGACGCGGCCGCCCACACGATGCAGGTCGTCCGTGACGGCCAGGTCCTCAAGGACCTCCCGATCACCGCGGGGGCCCCGTCGACCACGACCTACAACGGCCAGATGGTCATCAGCGAGAAGTACAAGGTCACGCGGATGAACGGCGCGACCGTCGGCTTCGGCGGCGAGTACGACATCTCCGACGTCCCGCACGCCATGCGCCTGTCGCAGTCGGGCACCTTCGTGCACGGCAACTACTGGGCCCCCTCCAGCACCTTCGGCTCGGCGAACGTCAGCCACGGCTGCGTCGGGCTCAAGGACGTCCGCGGTGCGGGTGACTCCAAGCAGCCCGCTGCCTGGTTCTTCAACGAGTCGCTGATCGGCGACGTGGTCGTCGTGAAGAACTCCAAGGACAAGCAGATCGCCCCGGACAACGGCCTCAACGGCTGGAACATGCCGTGGGCGGAGTGGATCGCATAG
- a CDS encoding L,D-transpeptidase, with translation MALLGTLLALSGPLAVPAAAAAEPESACTAGTGPYQRELEDHLGRPVDGVQSTADCYAVRAFQRTNGVSPADGYPGVATYRTMLVVTARPDPNAAGDCPEREHRVTCVDLDRQLLWVQRGARIVFPPVPIRTGRDYQETRTGWHEVYWRNKNHVSTLYGTPMPHAQFFDGGQALHGSPGSLYTTGGSAGCVNLTEPDAARLWDLLTEGDAVYVWGTKPGTED, from the coding sequence ATGGCCCTGCTCGGCACCCTGCTCGCACTGTCGGGGCCGCTCGCGGTCCCGGCGGCCGCCGCGGCGGAACCGGAGAGCGCGTGCACCGCGGGCACCGGCCCCTACCAGCGGGAGCTGGAGGACCACCTGGGCCGGCCGGTCGACGGAGTGCAGTCCACCGCGGACTGCTACGCCGTCCGCGCCTTCCAGCGCACGAACGGCGTCAGCCCCGCCGACGGCTACCCGGGAGTCGCCACCTATCGCACGATGCTCGTCGTGACGGCCCGCCCCGACCCCAACGCCGCGGGCGACTGCCCCGAACGCGAACACCGCGTCACCTGCGTGGACCTGGACCGCCAACTGCTGTGGGTGCAGAGGGGGGCCAGGATCGTCTTCCCGCCCGTGCCCATCCGGACCGGGCGGGACTACCAGGAGACCCGTACCGGCTGGCACGAGGTGTACTGGCGCAACAAGAACCACGTCTCCACGCTCTACGGCACCCCCATGCCGCACGCCCAGTTCTTCGACGGGGGCCAGGCCCTGCACGGTTCACCCGGCTCCCTCTACACCACCGGCGGTTCGGCCGGCTGCGTCAACCTCACCGAACCGGACGCGGCACGCCTGTGGGACCTGCTGACCGAGGGCGACGCCGTCTACGTGTGGGGCACCAAACCGGGTACCGAGGACTGA
- a CDS encoding collagen binding domain-containing protein, protein MKARTTAVRPIGLATAVVFAAAGPALAAPPAAPSPGAARVVLRSTDADTGTPLPGARFELWRETNDRAGLQSTGPAGDERQAVGCATGATGLCTVELATGETYYAVQVAVPTGYQRPDEPFAGFDLREAAAREGLVVTVPNRSRDAVYSGGIQVRKRDGKTGAPLHGAVFEIWKETNGTSGLQTAGLDADLRPRAGCATDADGTCDFEGLADGSYFLVEKDVPEGYVMPGNPVAGPWRLDGASGRRIVLTVYNKRAEQIPTVGADDGRRARTARSGAPPE, encoded by the coding sequence ATGAAAGCCAGGACGACGGCGGTACGGCCCATCGGTCTCGCCACCGCGGTGGTGTTCGCCGCGGCGGGCCCGGCCCTTGCCGCTCCGCCGGCGGCACCATCACCCGGCGCCGCCCGGGTGGTGCTGCGCAGCACGGACGCGGACACCGGAACACCCCTGCCGGGGGCCCGGTTCGAGCTGTGGCGCGAGACCAATGACCGGGCCGGGCTCCAGAGCACCGGCCCGGCCGGCGACGAACGGCAGGCCGTCGGCTGTGCGACCGGCGCGACGGGCCTGTGCACGGTGGAGCTGGCGACGGGCGAGACGTACTACGCGGTGCAGGTCGCGGTCCCCACCGGCTACCAGCGGCCCGACGAGCCGTTCGCCGGCTTCGACCTGCGCGAGGCCGCCGCCCGGGAGGGGCTCGTCGTCACCGTTCCCAACCGCAGCCGGGACGCTGTCTATAGCGGCGGGATCCAGGTCCGCAAGCGGGACGGGAAGACCGGTGCGCCGCTGCACGGCGCGGTGTTCGAGATCTGGAAGGAGACCAACGGCACCTCCGGCCTGCAGACCGCGGGCCTCGACGCCGACCTGCGCCCGAGGGCCGGCTGCGCCACCGACGCCGACGGCACGTGCGACTTCGAGGGGCTCGCCGACGGGTCGTACTTCCTGGTGGAGAAGGACGTCCCCGAGGGCTACGTGATGCCGGGAAACCCGGTGGCCGGCCCCTGGCGGCTGGACGGCGCATCCGGCCGCCGGATCGTCCTGACCGTCTACAACAAGCGTGCCGAGCAGATCCCCACCGTGGGCGCGGACGACGGCCGCCGGGCCCGGACCGCGCGCTCCGGTGCGCCGCCGGAGTGA
- a CDS encoding choice-of-anchor A family protein → MQARKWTLGLAIGAVLAAATPAAGAPAAGADRPVAARAPLPGGLGPCVPGNCPVPYPPVNSDGVLRGRDNGINIFAGGDFRVRGRASEAEGRLVVLGDFDQDKLAGGDSRYNVGIVGAGSLVPPPDGADFLTTGGDVTVAEGERLLADGGVVRHAGALTGVVTGRLAPDPAAVTPYAGLRDRLSAASQCYARIDGRPRPATGTVVNSGFETLFTGDGTSALQVFNVDANLVGNGGGQQGIRFARIPATATVLVNVLGATRTINTYSGGIADTDPLNAYRDRLLWNFPDATTVNLTGGGQFQGSFLMGQQSSETTITLPGINGRFFTTGSVTHGSDTAGGGGQEFHAYPFNGNLPDCGGPVPVTGAVSVLKRDGATGAALAGARFELWRESNGTAGLQTTGPGADTLVAGCTTPADGLCEQTTGLGTYYWRETQAPPGYELPDQPVHELTLTAENAQAGVRHEADNRRTPEPPDGARVVLRKTDRETGLPLAGARFELWRESNGTAGLQPVTPGGDTRLDGACVTDAQGTCTVELPVGRTYYWRETAVPAGYEPPQDPVTAFDLTQGDVADGIVVAVPNTRSERYEGSIRVLKKDAKTGRPLRGAVFEVWQETNGTTGLQTRGINADRRAADGCATDRGGVCDFGPLPEGWYYLVETAVPEGYVLPADRVTGPLRLDGGTPDRRLVVTLRNERDSHGKGKGEHGKGEHGKGEHGKGEHPKDAKGPRD, encoded by the coding sequence ATGCAAGCAAGGAAGTGGACCCTCGGGCTCGCGATCGGCGCCGTGCTGGCCGCCGCGACCCCCGCGGCCGGCGCCCCCGCGGCCGGCGCCGACCGGCCGGTGGCGGCCCGGGCGCCGTTGCCCGGCGGGCTCGGTCCGTGCGTCCCGGGCAACTGCCCGGTCCCGTACCCACCGGTCAACAGCGACGGCGTCCTGCGCGGCCGGGACAACGGCATCAACATCTTCGCCGGCGGCGACTTCCGGGTCCGGGGGAGGGCCTCCGAGGCCGAGGGCCGCCTCGTCGTCCTCGGCGACTTCGACCAGGACAAGCTGGCGGGCGGCGACAGCCGCTACAACGTCGGGATCGTCGGCGCCGGATCGCTCGTGCCGCCGCCCGACGGTGCCGACTTCCTCACCACCGGCGGGGACGTCACCGTCGCCGAGGGCGAACGCCTCCTCGCCGACGGCGGTGTGGTCCGCCACGCAGGCGCGCTCACCGGCGTGGTGACCGGTCGCCTGGCCCCCGACCCGGCCGCGGTCACCCCGTACGCCGGACTGCGCGACCGGCTCAGCGCCGCCAGCCAGTGCTACGCCCGGATCGACGGGCGGCCCCGCCCGGCCACCGGCACCGTCGTCAACAGCGGCTTCGAGACCCTGTTCACCGGCGACGGCACCTCGGCGCTCCAGGTCTTCAACGTCGACGCGAACCTCGTCGGCAACGGGGGCGGCCAGCAGGGCATCCGGTTCGCCCGCATCCCGGCGACGGCCACCGTCCTGGTGAACGTGCTGGGCGCCACCCGCACGATCAACACCTACAGCGGCGGCATCGCGGACACGGATCCGCTCAACGCCTACCGCGACCGGCTGCTGTGGAACTTCCCGGACGCCACCACCGTGAACCTGACCGGCGGCGGCCAGTTCCAGGGCAGCTTCCTGATGGGGCAGCAGAGCTCCGAGACCACGATCACCCTGCCCGGCATCAACGGCCGCTTCTTCACCACCGGCTCCGTCACCCACGGCAGCGACACCGCCGGGGGCGGCGGCCAGGAGTTCCACGCCTACCCCTTCAACGGGAACCTGCCCGACTGCGGCGGCCCCGTCCCGGTGACCGGTGCGGTCTCCGTCCTCAAGCGGGACGGAGCGACGGGCGCGGCGCTCGCGGGAGCGCGGTTCGAACTGTGGCGGGAGAGCAACGGCACCGCGGGCCTGCAGACCACCGGCCCGGGCGCCGACACCCTGGTCGCCGGGTGCACCACGCCGGCCGACGGCCTGTGCGAGCAGACCACCGGGCTCGGCACCTACTACTGGCGCGAGACCCAGGCGCCCCCCGGCTACGAGCTGCCGGACCAGCCGGTCCACGAGCTGACGCTGACCGCCGAGAACGCGCAGGCCGGCGTCCGCCACGAGGCGGACAACCGGCGCACCCCCGAGCCGCCGGACGGCGCCCGGGTGGTGCTGCGCAAGACGGACCGGGAGACGGGCCTGCCGCTGGCCGGAGCGCGGTTCGAACTGTGGCGGGAGAGCAACGGCACCGCCGGGCTCCAGCCCGTCACCCCGGGCGGTGACACCCGGCTCGACGGCGCCTGCGTCACCGACGCCCAGGGCACCTGCACCGTGGAGCTGCCGGTCGGCCGGACGTACTACTGGCGGGAGACCGCGGTCCCGGCCGGATACGAACCGCCGCAGGACCCGGTCACGGCCTTCGACCTGACCCAGGGCGACGTGGCCGACGGGATCGTCGTCGCCGTCCCCAACACCCGGAGCGAGCGGTACGAGGGCTCCATCCGGGTCCTGAAGAAGGACGCCAAGACCGGGCGGCCGCTGCGCGGCGCGGTCTTCGAGGTGTGGCAGGAGACCAACGGCACCACCGGCCTGCAGACCCGCGGCATCAACGCCGACCGCCGGGCCGCGGACGGCTGCGCCACGGACCGCGGCGGGGTCTGCGACTTCGGCCCGCTGCCCGAGGGCTGGTACTACCTCGTCGAGACGGCCGTGCCCGAGGGCTACGTGCTGCCCGCCGACCGGGTGACCGGGCCGCTGCGGCTGGACGGCGGCACCCCGGACCGGCGGCTCGTGGTCACGCTCCGGAACGAGCGCGACAGCCACGGCAAGGGCAAGGGCGAGCACGGCAAGGGCGAGCACGGCAAGGGCGAGCACGGCAAGGGCGAGCACCCGAAGGACGCGAAGGGTCCCCGGGACTGA
- a CDS encoding Ig-like domain-containing protein, with protein sequence MAAVAVWAGLLGGSAGCTRDGKSPVEIQLPGRVRSPDEAIRITPGDNAKDVPADGRLTVTVPEGRLERVKVTKVEDAQAEEVPGAIAADGLSWSPTPQAGRLALAAKYTVDAVALDGHNRRQARHTTFTTYVPEERFIGYFKPENRSTVGTGMIVSFRFSRAIERRAEVERAIRVTSDPAVEVAGHWFGGERLDFRPKQYWKPGTKVTVQVALRDVEGAPGSYGIQSKTVTFTVGRSQISTVDAAAHTMEVRRDGELLSTVPISAGAPKTTTYNGKMVVMELFDVTRMNGQTVGFGGEYDIPDVPHAMRLTSSGTFLHGNYWSSPDTFGTTNVSHGCVGLRDDKGGGSDTPAGWFFDRTLIGDVVEVVNSQDKTVAADNGLGGWNMSWADWVAGSAVG encoded by the coding sequence ATGGCCGCCGTGGCGGTGTGGGCGGGCCTGCTGGGCGGGTCGGCGGGCTGCACCCGGGACGGAAAGTCGCCCGTCGAGATCCAGCTCCCCGGCAGAGTGCGCTCGCCGGACGAGGCCATCCGCATCACCCCCGGCGACAACGCCAAGGACGTCCCGGCCGACGGGCGGCTGACGGTCACCGTGCCCGAGGGCCGGCTGGAGCGGGTGAAGGTGACCAAGGTGGAGGACGCACAGGCGGAGGAGGTTCCCGGCGCCATCGCCGCCGACGGCCTCAGCTGGAGCCCCACCCCGCAGGCCGGCCGGCTGGCCCTCGCCGCCAAGTACACCGTGGACGCCGTCGCCCTCGACGGGCACAACCGCCGCCAGGCCCGTCACACCACCTTCACCACCTACGTCCCCGAGGAGCGGTTCATCGGCTACTTCAAGCCGGAGAACCGCTCCACCGTCGGCACCGGCATGATCGTCTCCTTCAGGTTCAGCCGCGCCATCGAACGGCGCGCCGAGGTGGAGCGCGCCATCCGGGTCACCTCCGACCCGGCCGTGGAGGTCGCCGGCCACTGGTTCGGCGGGGAACGCCTCGACTTCCGGCCCAAGCAGTACTGGAAGCCGGGCACCAAGGTCACCGTGCAGGTGGCCCTGCGCGACGTCGAGGGCGCCCCCGGCTCGTACGGGATCCAGTCCAAGACCGTCACCTTCACCGTCGGGCGCTCCCAGATCTCCACCGTGGACGCGGCCGCCCACACCATGGAGGTGCGCCGGGACGGGGAGCTGTTGTCGACCGTGCCGATCAGCGCCGGAGCGCCCAAGACCACCACCTACAACGGGAAGATGGTGGTGATGGAGCTCTTCGACGTCACCCGGATGAACGGCCAGACCGTCGGGTTCGGCGGCGAGTACGACATCCCCGACGTCCCCCACGCCATGCGGCTGACCAGCTCCGGGACCTTCCTCCACGGGAACTACTGGTCAAGTCCCGACACCTTCGGCACCACCAACGTCAGCCACGGCTGCGTGGGACTGCGCGACGACAAGGGCGGCGGCTCCGACACCCCGGCGGGCTGGTTCTTCGACCGGACCCTGATCGGGGATGTGGTGGAGGTCGTCAACTCGCAGGACAAGACGGTCGCCGCCGACAACGGACTGGGCGGTTGGAACATGTCCTGGGCGGACTGGGTGGCCGGCTCCGCGGTCGGCTGA
- the glgX gene encoding glycogen debranching protein GlgX, whose translation MSSAAEQEAVEAVSNAVGTVGSGQATPVPHVDGRPGGPLGHQPNGRPDDRTNGQVRGLVAAAQARPAPAVWPGSSHPLGARFHQGPDGTAGTNFAVWAQGAEAVEVCLFDEDGAETACVLTELTHEIWHGFVPGVRPGQRYGFRVHGRWDPWTGVRHNPAKLLLDPYARAVDGDFTLPPEVYGHVRDWPQQYIADTVRDDRDSAPFVPKGVVVQDDDDWADDVRPKTPWADSVIYELHVRGFTMRHPGVPEELRGTYAGLAHPAAVDHLVKLGVTAVELLPVHQFAHEDHLLRKGLRNYWGYNSVGYFAPHAGYSSSGTAGQQVGEFKRMVRALHAAGIEVILDVVYNHTAEAGELGPTLSLRGFDNRGYYRLQSDQRRYADYTGCGNTLHAGRPHVLRLITDSLRYWVTEMGVDGFRFDLAAALARSMHDVDMLSPFLAVIAQDPVLRRVKLIAEPWDVGSGGYQVGAFPPLWTEWNDRYRDAVRDFWRGALPDVRDLGYRLSGSSDLYAWGGRRPYASVNFVTAHDGFTLRDLVSYERKHNDANGEGGRDGTHDNRSWNGGVEGETDDARIGALRRRQLRNLLTTLLLSTGVPMLVAGDEFGRTQGGNNNAYCQDNETGWVDWSLLEDPSWQSLLALTARLISLRHAHPVLRRRAFFSGRPQGADGLRDLAWFTPAGVEMTERDWYAPAAALGMYLSGRDIPGRDQRGRQVTDDSFLVLLHAGDRAAAWVLPGSPWAEEYELVLDTSLEEQAAVPGTRHRAGESLTVPARSVLLLKVSGSRPPGASA comes from the coding sequence GTGTCGAGCGCAGCCGAGCAGGAGGCGGTGGAAGCCGTCAGCAACGCCGTCGGAACGGTAGGGAGCGGGCAGGCGACGCCCGTACCGCACGTCGACGGCCGACCGGGCGGCCCACTGGGCCATCAGCCGAACGGACGGCCGGACGACCGGACCAACGGCCAGGTCAGGGGGCTGGTCGCCGCGGCGCAGGCGCGCCCGGCCCCCGCGGTGTGGCCGGGGTCCTCGCATCCCCTGGGGGCCCGCTTCCACCAGGGTCCGGACGGGACCGCGGGCACCAACTTCGCCGTGTGGGCGCAGGGCGCGGAGGCGGTGGAGGTGTGCCTCTTCGACGAGGACGGTGCCGAGACGGCCTGCGTCCTGACGGAGCTCACGCACGAGATCTGGCACGGCTTCGTGCCGGGCGTGCGCCCGGGGCAGCGGTACGGCTTCCGAGTGCACGGCCGCTGGGATCCCTGGACGGGGGTCCGGCACAATCCGGCGAAGCTGCTCCTGGACCCCTACGCGCGGGCCGTCGACGGGGACTTCACGCTGCCGCCCGAGGTGTACGGGCACGTGCGGGACTGGCCGCAGCAGTACATCGCGGACACCGTGCGCGACGACCGGGACTCGGCTCCGTTCGTTCCCAAGGGCGTGGTCGTGCAGGATGACGACGACTGGGCGGACGACGTCCGGCCGAAGACGCCCTGGGCCGATTCGGTGATCTACGAGCTGCACGTGCGCGGTTTCACGATGCGCCATCCGGGTGTTCCCGAGGAGCTGCGCGGCACCTACGCGGGCCTGGCCCATCCGGCGGCGGTCGACCACCTGGTGAAGCTGGGCGTGACGGCGGTGGAGCTGCTGCCGGTGCACCAGTTCGCGCACGAGGACCACCTGCTGCGCAAGGGGCTGCGCAACTACTGGGGCTACAACTCGGTGGGCTACTTCGCCCCGCACGCGGGGTACTCGTCGAGCGGTACGGCCGGGCAGCAGGTCGGCGAGTTCAAGCGGATGGTGCGGGCGCTGCACGCGGCCGGGATCGAGGTGATCCTCGACGTCGTCTACAACCACACGGCGGAGGCGGGCGAGCTGGGCCCCACGCTGTCGCTGCGCGGGTTCGACAACCGGGGCTACTACCGGCTCCAGTCCGACCAGCGCCGGTACGCCGACTACACGGGATGCGGCAACACCCTGCACGCAGGGCGTCCGCACGTGCTGCGGCTCATCACCGACTCGCTTCGCTACTGGGTCACGGAGATGGGGGTGGACGGCTTCCGCTTCGACCTGGCCGCGGCGCTGGCCCGCTCGATGCACGACGTGGACATGTTGTCCCCGTTCCTGGCGGTGATCGCCCAGGACCCCGTGCTGCGGCGGGTGAAGCTGATCGCCGAACCGTGGGACGTGGGTTCGGGCGGCTACCAGGTGGGGGCGTTCCCGCCGCTGTGGACCGAGTGGAACGACCGCTACCGGGACGCCGTGCGGGACTTCTGGCGGGGCGCCCTGCCCGACGTACGCGACCTCGGGTACCGGTTGTCGGGGTCCAGCGACCTGTACGCGTGGGGCGGACGCCGCCCCTACGCCTCGGTGAACTTCGTCACCGCGCACGACGGTTTCACCCTGCGCGACCTGGTCTCCTACGAGCGCAAGCACAACGACGCGAACGGCGAGGGAGGGCGGGACGGGACCCACGACAACCGCTCGTGGAACGGTGGGGTGGAGGGCGAGACCGACGACGCCCGCATCGGTGCGCTCCGCCGCCGCCAGCTGCGCAACCTGCTGACCACGCTGCTGCTGTCGACCGGGGTGCCGATGCTGGTGGCGGGCGATGAGTTCGGCCGCACCCAGGGCGGCAACAACAACGCCTACTGCCAGGACAACGAGACGGGGTGGGTGGACTGGTCGCTGCTGGAGGATCCGTCGTGGCAGTCGCTGTTGGCGCTGACGGCCCGGCTGATCTCGTTGCGCCACGCCCATCCGGTGCTGCGGCGGCGAGCGTTCTTCTCGGGCCGGCCGCAGGGCGCGGACGGGCTGCGCGACCTGGCCTGGTTCACGCCGGCGGGCGTGGAGATGACGGAGCGGGACTGGTACGCCCCGGCGGCCGCGCTCGGGATGTACCTGTCGGGGCGGGACATCCCGGGCCGTGACCAGCGGGGCCGCCAGGTGACGGACGACAGCTTCCTCGTCCTGCTCCACGCCGGCGACCGGGCGGCGGCGTGGGTGCTGCCGGGGTCGCCGTGGGCCGAGGAGTACGAACTGGTCCTGGACACCTCCCTGGAGGAGCAGGCCGCCGTGCCCGGCACCCGGCACCGCGCCGGGGAGAGCCTGACCGTACCGGCCCGCTCGGTGCTGTTGCTGAAGGTCAGCGGGTCTCGACCGCCAGGAGCATCTGCTTGA
- a CDS encoding MarR family winged helix-turn-helix transcriptional regulator encodes MGREAAEGRDRAPATDPAEDSVDRHIARWAGKVPFDVPTEAVITRIQLLAKHVSHGKERALAETGLQAFEFETMHRLASRGAPWRAPSAELAAELLLSPAGMTGRLDTLEKSGLVRRLRAPGDRRRVDVELTEEGHRRWSDAMRWRGVAEAEMIDPLDDAERDALAGLLKQMLLAVETR; translated from the coding sequence ATGGGCAGAGAGGCGGCCGAGGGCCGTGACCGGGCGCCGGCGACGGACCCCGCCGAGGACTCCGTCGACCGGCACATCGCCCGGTGGGCCGGCAAAGTCCCCTTCGACGTGCCCACCGAAGCCGTCATCACCCGCATCCAGCTCCTCGCCAAACACGTCTCGCACGGCAAGGAGCGCGCCCTCGCCGAGACCGGGCTGCAGGCCTTCGAGTTCGAGACGATGCACCGGCTCGCCTCCCGCGGCGCACCCTGGCGGGCCCCCTCCGCCGAGCTCGCCGCCGAACTGCTGCTCTCCCCGGCCGGGATGACCGGCCGCCTCGACACCCTGGAGAAGTCCGGCCTGGTCCGCCGGCTGCGCGCCCCCGGCGACCGCCGCCGGGTCGACGTGGAGCTCACCGAGGAGGGTCACCGGCGGTGGTCCGACGCCATGCGCTGGCGCGGCGTCGCCGAGGCCGAGATGATCGATCCCCTCGACGACGCCGAACGCGACGCGCTCGCCGGTCTCCTCAAGCAGATGCTCCTGGCGGTCGAGACCCGCTGA